A stretch of the Bacteroidales bacterium genome encodes the following:
- the rpsI gene encoding 30S ribosomal protein S9, which produces MEKINTVGRRKAAVSRIYLSEGDGKILVNNRDYKEYFPSEILQNVVLQPLRILELENKFDIKANISGGGVRGQAEALRHAISRALVELDENNRSPLKSKGLLTRDPREVERKKAGQKKARKRFQFSKR; this is translated from the coding sequence ATGGAAAAAATAAACACTGTTGGCAGAAGAAAAGCAGCCGTTTCACGTATTTATCTTAGCGAAGGTGATGGAAAAATATTAGTTAATAATCGCGATTATAAAGAATATTTTCCTAGCGAAATTCTCCAAAACGTAGTACTTCAACCTCTTAGAATATTAGAATTAGAAAACAAATTCGATATAAAAGCCAACATTAGCGGTGGTGGCGTTAGAGGTCAAGCCGAAGCATTACGTCATGCCATTTCACGTGCTTTAGTTGAACTCGACGAAAATAATCGCTCACCTTTAAAATCTAAAGGTTTATTAACCCGCGACCCCCGCGAAGTTGAACGTAAAAAAGCAGGTCAAAAGAAAGCACGTAAACGTTTCCAATTCAGCAAACGTTAA
- the rplM gene encoding 50S ribosomal protein L13, whose protein sequence is MDTLSYKTISLNKETVEKNWLLIDATNVPVGRLSSTIAIILRGKHKAGFTPHVDCGDNVIVINADKVVFTGDKMEKKIYLSHTGYPGGQRIENPAKWMRTDPRKVVEHAVKGMLPRNRLSRRLIHNLYVYVGSNHPHEAQKPTLITIDKIK, encoded by the coding sequence GTGGACACATTAAGCTACAAAACAATTTCTTTGAATAAAGAAACAGTTGAAAAGAACTGGTTGCTTATCGATGCAACAAACGTACCGGTTGGTCGTCTTTCGTCAACAATTGCAATTATTTTACGTGGAAAGCACAAAGCAGGATTTACTCCTCATGTTGACTGTGGAGACAATGTAATTGTAATAAATGCCGATAAAGTTGTATTTACCGGCGATAAAATGGAAAAGAAAATATATTTAAGTCACACAGGATACCCTGGTGGCCAACGCATTGAAAATCCTGCAAAATGGATGCGTACCGACCCTCGCAAAGTTGTTGAACATGCAGTAAAAGGCATGCTTCCACGCAATCGACTTTCACGTCGTTTAATACATAATTTATATGTATATGTTGGATCTAATCATCCACATGAAGCTCAAAAACCAACCTTAATTACAATAGATAAAATTAAATAA
- the asnB gene encoding asparagine synthase (glutamine-hydrolyzing) yields MCGILGIKSTQKLIERKTANSMLLTMQHRGKDNQSIHILNNQTVAIGHARLSLIDLSLSGNQPMCNENQTIWLSFNGEIYNFKELKVQLEQLGHVFKSQSDAEVIIHGYEEWGNSVLQKLNGMFAFVIYDENKQHFFCARDRIGIKPLYYAQFDSFFIVASEIKALIKHPEFNKEINFESFIKYFTYRYIPSPNTIYKNIYKLPPASYLIADKNNRIEIHEYWQLVPSDKKYNSNIDNEVYQRLKLSVKQHLQSDVPLGIFLSSGLDSSTIAMLTQENNYNPYAFTIGFDNWEKSEHKQAFIIAQQLNIREYYEKILPNNTIENIYQSVYNYDEPIADISIVPTYEICRFAASKVRTVLSGEGGDELFAGYHWHKTYMSHLWFYKGLSLFKNDSLVEYYAQSMAMGLFNHSELTKLLPFNLYKYIPDDVFYFYRKHYIKDIHPLKALQYLDLKTFLPELVLTKVDRASMAHTLEVRVPFLDKSLVEFMFSLHPQHYFNKQQQKYLLQNILKSKIPQNILNKPKQGFVGPDSFYSHKLFYFQHLKKSNLAKNGLIRQETIDHYLQNGEIWKLWKILIMENWFNYWILGQLNSKENFLIKNLT; encoded by the coding sequence ATGTGTGGGATATTAGGCATAAAGTCAACACAAAAACTCATCGAACGCAAAACTGCTAACTCAATGCTTTTAACTATGCAACATCGCGGCAAAGATAACCAATCCATTCATATACTTAATAACCAAACAGTAGCAATTGGCCATGCACGACTCTCGCTTATTGACTTATCCTTATCAGGGAATCAACCCATGTGCAACGAAAATCAAACCATATGGCTCTCTTTTAATGGCGAAATTTACAATTTCAAAGAACTGAAAGTTCAATTAGAACAATTAGGACACGTATTTAAAAGCCAAAGCGATGCTGAAGTTATTATACATGGTTACGAAGAATGGGGAAATTCTGTTTTGCAAAAGCTAAATGGGATGTTTGCATTCGTAATATACGACGAAAACAAACAACATTTTTTTTGTGCACGCGACAGAATCGGTATAAAGCCCTTGTATTATGCACAATTCGACTCATTTTTTATAGTAGCATCCGAAATAAAAGCTTTAATAAAACATCCCGAATTCAACAAAGAAATAAATTTTGAATCATTTATAAAATATTTTACATATCGATACATCCCCTCTCCTAATACTATTTACAAAAATATATATAAACTTCCACCTGCTTCATATTTGATAGCCGATAAAAACAATCGTATAGAGATTCATGAATATTGGCAACTTGTTCCAAGCGATAAAAAATATAATAGCAATATAGACAATGAAGTATATCAACGTTTGAAATTATCAGTTAAACAACACTTACAAAGCGACGTTCCCCTTGGTATATTTTTAAGTAGTGGCCTCGACTCGTCAACTATAGCCATGTTAACCCAAGAAAATAATTACAACCCTTATGCTTTTACCATTGGTTTTGACAATTGGGAAAAAAGCGAACACAAACAAGCATTTATCATTGCTCAACAATTAAACATTCGAGAATATTACGAAAAAATACTACCCAATAATACAATAGAAAATATTTATCAATCGGTTTATAATTATGATGAACCTATTGCCGACATTTCTATTGTTCCAACATATGAAATTTGTCGTTTTGCTGCGTCAAAAGTTCGTACAGTATTATCGGGCGAAGGTGGCGATGAATTATTTGCTGGATATCATTGGCATAAAACTTATATGTCTCACCTATGGTTCTATAAAGGCCTTTCGCTATTCAAAAACGATTCACTTGTAGAATACTATGCACAATCTATGGCCATGGGACTATTTAACCACTCTGAACTAACAAAGCTTTTACCTTTTAATCTTTATAAGTACATTCCCGACGATGTCTTCTATTTCTACCGCAAGCATTACATAAAAGACATACACCCACTTAAAGCACTTCAATATCTCGACTTAAAAACATTTTTGCCAGAACTTGTACTGACCAAAGTAGATCGCGCCAGTATGGCTCATACACTCGAAGTTAGAGTACCTTTCCTTGATAAATCACTGGTAGAATTCATGTTTTCGCTACATCCTCAGCATTATTTTAATAAACAACAACAAAAATATCTACTACAAAATATTTTAAAATCGAAAATACCTCAAAATATATTAAACAAACCCAAACAAGGATTTGTAGGTCCCGATTCATTTTATAGTCATAAATTATTCTATTTTCAGCACTTAAAAAAATCAAACCTTGCAAAAAATGGCTTAATACGCCAAGAAACGATCGACCATTATTTACAAAACGGTGAAATTTGGAAACTTTGGAAAATTTTAATCATGGAAAACTGGTTTAATTATTGGATTTTGGGACAATTAAACAGTAAAGAAAATTTTTTGATAAAAAATTTAACATAA
- a CDS encoding oligosaccharide flippase family protein produces the protein MIKSNKYLIKLQNPVVALQFIQLARFSTLFLISIAFAKSNYTVKDIGLYEKFIYFAGALSFFWTNGLIQSLLGQYHKIKSKNEQATYLFNNVILASVFSIVVFIIVFCFEKPLSLFFINNTFIPYKFIFLSYLLLSPLTYFIEYIYLLNNNLKLIYLYGIFSYLIQLLIIIIPAFIFNDLVYSLWGLVFITFLRLLWLIKTLYKYCIFKISIHQIKIALLLSRPLILGAFIAGSIPYVDGILVSMHFDDSIFAIYRYGARELPISVLLASAFSNAMIPILNNSTSIIPGIKQLKRQALQLMHVLFPLSIVLMITSFYLFKYIFNPIFIDSAPIFNIMLLLVIPRMVFPQTILMAKGQNKYLLWASIIEFFTKLAFSFILLSNFSIKGIALATVIAFSIEKIILMFFVYKKNQLLPHHYTHMTWFIFYSILTITTYICIEQLFPINSF, from the coding sequence ATGATTAAGAGCAACAAATATCTCATTAAACTCCAAAATCCTGTTGTTGCATTACAATTTATTCAACTTGCACGGTTTAGTACTTTATTCTTAATAAGTATTGCTTTTGCTAAAAGTAATTACACCGTTAAGGATATTGGTTTATATGAAAAATTTATATACTTTGCAGGAGCATTAAGCTTTTTCTGGACAAATGGTCTTATTCAATCACTCTTAGGACAATATCATAAAATAAAATCTAAAAACGAACAAGCAACTTATTTATTTAATAATGTAATTCTAGCATCTGTTTTTAGTATCGTTGTTTTTATTATTGTATTCTGTTTTGAAAAGCCATTAAGTCTTTTTTTTATCAACAACACATTCATTCCGTATAAGTTTATTTTTCTTAGCTATTTACTACTTTCTCCCTTAACTTATTTCATTGAATATATATACCTATTAAATAATAACCTTAAATTAATTTATTTATACGGCATATTTAGTTACCTTATTCAGCTCCTTATCATTATCATCCCTGCTTTTATTTTTAATGATTTAGTATATTCGCTATGGGGGCTAGTTTTTATTACTTTTTTGCGACTATTATGGCTTATTAAAACTTTATATAAATACTGTATTTTTAAAATATCAATACACCAAATTAAAATTGCATTATTGCTTTCTCGTCCTTTAATTCTTGGAGCATTTATAGCAGGATCTATTCCTTACGTAGATGGCATTTTAGTGTCTATGCATTTTGACGATAGCATTTTTGCTATTTATAGATATGGAGCTCGCGAACTTCCTATATCTGTTTTATTGGCAAGTGCTTTTAGCAATGCTATGATTCCTATTTTAAACAATTCTACTAGTATTATTCCAGGCATAAAACAATTAAAACGACAAGCATTACAACTCATGCATGTTTTATTTCCCTTAAGTATCGTTTTGATGATAACTAGCTTTTACCTGTTTAAATATATTTTTAATCCTATATTTATTGATAGTGCTCCCATTTTTAATATTATGCTCTTGCTGGTAATACCTCGAATGGTATTTCCTCAAACTATACTCATGGCCAAAGGACAAAATAAATATTTATTATGGGCATCTATTATTGAATTTTTTACCAAACTTGCTTTCAGCTTTATATTACTTTCAAATTTTTCGATAAAAGGAATTGCCTTAGCCACAGTTATTGCTTTTAGCATAGAAAAAATAATTTTAATGTTCTTCGTTTACAAAAAAAATCAATTATTACCCCATCATTATACACACATGACATGGTTTATCTTTTATTCAATTTTAACAATCACTACTTATATTTGTATAGAACAATTATTCCCTATTAATTCGTTTTAA
- a CDS encoding MBL fold metallo-hydrolase yields the protein MLQLKCFSFNPLMVNCYVIWNTDGSAAIIDPSCYSENEQSTLTHFIKEHQLTVKHIIITHFHFDHVMGAHFVSSFFNTPLSIHKDYIFLAGNFDIPIQTQYFGFNMQNPPKPKILLNDNDKIQIGDDFLKVIHVPGHSPCGIALYSQTSNFLISGDILFEGGIGRTDLALGNMEQLLNGIKQKLLTLPENTIVYPGHGSETTIANEKNFNTFIG from the coding sequence ATGTTACAATTAAAATGCTTTTCTTTTAATCCTTTAATGGTAAACTGCTACGTAATATGGAACACCGATGGCAGTGCCGCTATAATAGACCCATCGTGCTACAGTGAAAATGAGCAATCTACACTTACACATTTTATAAAAGAACATCAATTAACCGTTAAACATATTATTATTACACACTTTCATTTCGATCATGTAATGGGTGCACATTTTGTTTCATCATTTTTCAATACTCCACTTTCTATTCATAAAGATTATATATTTTTAGCAGGAAATTTTGATATTCCTATACAAACCCAGTATTTTGGTTTCAACATGCAAAATCCCCCTAAACCCAAAATACTTTTAAACGATAACGATAAAATTCAAATAGGCGATGATTTTTTAAAAGTTATTCATGTTCCTGGACATAGTCCTTGTGGTATTGCTTTATACTCTCAAACATCAAATTTTTTAATTTCAGGCGATATTTTATTTGAAGGCGGTATTGGAAGAACTGATTTAGCCCTAGGTAATATGGAACAACTTTTAAACGGAATAAAACAAAAACTACTTACTTTACCCGAAAATACCATTGTTTACCCTGGCCACGGTAGCGAAACAACTATTGCCAATGAAAAGAATTTCAATACCTTTATTGGATGA
- a CDS encoding protein-L-isoaspartate(D-aspartate) O-methyltransferase: MEDNLIYKGLRKKLVETLKQKGIHSEPVLAAIEKVPRHLFVNKGLEKLAYEDQALPISEGQTISQPYTVAFQTQLLQIEKGDKVLEIGTGSGYQAAILAEMGARVFTIERIHQLFLDSQARLNFLGYKVHQFYGDGYLGKAAYAPFNKIIVTAGAKEIPQMLVEQLAAGGRMVIPVGDHTHEMTLIEKNENNQITITKHGQFIFVPFVKGK; the protein is encoded by the coding sequence ATGGAAGATAATTTAATATATAAAGGATTACGAAAAAAATTGGTTGAAACCTTAAAACAAAAAGGAATTCATTCAGAGCCTGTTTTAGCAGCAATCGAAAAAGTACCACGACATTTATTTGTAAATAAAGGATTAGAAAAATTAGCATACGAAGATCAGGCATTGCCTATTAGTGAAGGACAAACTATATCTCAGCCTTATACAGTAGCTTTTCAAACTCAACTTTTACAAATAGAAAAAGGCGACAAAGTGCTTGAAATTGGGACTGGTAGCGGTTATCAAGCAGCAATTTTAGCTGAAATGGGAGCACGAGTTTTTACTATTGAACGCATCCATCAATTATTTTTAGATTCACAAGCAAGACTAAATTTTCTGGGCTATAAAGTTCATCAATTTTATGGCGATGGATATTTAGGCAAAGCTGCTTATGCTCCGTTTAATAAAATAATTGTAACAGCAGGGGCAAAAGAAATTCCTCAAATGTTAGTTGAACAATTAGCTGCTGGAGGCCGAATGGTTATACCAGTTGGAGACCATACACATGAAATGACGTTAATTGAAAAGAACGAAAATAATCAAATTACAATAACTAAACACGGTCAATTTATTTTTGTACCGTTTGTAAAAGGTAAATAG
- a CDS encoding HD domain-containing protein — protein sequence MNTIINHTISYVQTELKNAEGGHDWWHSYRVWQLAKKLAAYENSNILVVELAALLHDIADSKFYSGDETIGPKKAKAFLEKLEIDIDIVHHVIFIIENISFKNINNQIEKSIEFKIVQDADRLDAIGAIGIARTFNYGGFKNRSIYNPDIKPNFAMTKDEYKRSDAPTLNHFYEKLLLLKDLMNTPKAKEIANKRHRFMEQFLNQFYTEWEQLDFE from the coding sequence ATGAATACTATTATTAACCATACTATAAGTTATGTTCAAACAGAGCTAAAAAATGCTGAAGGAGGTCACGATTGGTGGCATAGTTATAGAGTTTGGCAATTAGCTAAAAAACTTGCAGCATACGAAAATTCAAATATTTTAGTAGTAGAATTAGCAGCTTTATTGCACGATATAGCCGATTCAAAATTTTACTCTGGTGATGAGACTATTGGACCTAAAAAAGCAAAAGCATTTTTAGAAAAATTAGAGATTGATATCGATATTGTCCATCATGTAATTTTCATCATCGAAAATATTTCATTTAAGAATATTAACAATCAAATTGAAAAAAGTATTGAATTTAAAATTGTTCAAGATGCGGATCGATTGGATGCTATTGGAGCTATCGGTATTGCTAGAACATTTAATTATGGAGGATTTAAAAATCGAAGCATATATAATCCAGACATAAAGCCGAATTTTGCCATGACAAAAGATGAATATAAAAGAAGTGATGCTCCTACGCTAAACCATTTTTATGAAAAACTTCTATTACTAAAAGATTTAATGAATACCCCAAAAGCAAAAGAAATAGCCAATAAAAGACATCGTTTTATGGAACAATTTCTCAATCAATTTTATACAGAATGGGAACAATTAGATTTTGAATAA
- a CDS encoding SH3 domain-containing protein, producing MKRGIITLLMVLAVFNAIGQLTLKQIDKKLDSLQTAKLTTQQRIAAYQDQLKQINKEIADLTNQKKNLMMEVTGDYIQAKTGSGGAILRDKPSSLGNVIVNIPANTDIKVYKEQQNLYFKVNFNGQEGYVSYSTIAANQEIDDFLSGKPSNAQTKSQSTTVVRSVNENDPKYQKLVKLYGKDIAIRIMNNEVWEGMTPGMTLESIGKPNSKSSINADEGVKEVWEYNDYKLEFFNGSVSKIIKK from the coding sequence ATGAAACGTGGAATAATTACCTTATTGATGGTTTTAGCTGTTTTCAATGCTATTGGACAGTTAACATTAAAACAAATTGATAAAAAGCTTGATAGTTTACAAACAGCAAAACTAACGACTCAACAGCGTATTGCTGCTTATCAGGATCAATTAAAGCAAATTAATAAAGAAATTGCTGATTTGACTAATCAGAAAAAAAATTTAATGATGGAAGTTACAGGCGATTACATTCAAGCTAAAACAGGTAGTGGGGGAGCTATTTTAAGAGATAAACCATCATCACTTGGAAATGTAATTGTTAATATCCCAGCTAATACAGATATAAAAGTTTACAAAGAACAGCAAAATTTGTATTTTAAAGTTAATTTTAATGGGCAAGAAGGCTATGTAAGTTATTCTACTATTGCAGCGAACCAAGAAATAGATGATTTTTTAAGTGGAAAGCCTTCAAACGCACAAACGAAATCTCAATCTACAACGGTTGTTCGTAGTGTCAACGAAAATGATCCTAAATACCAAAAATTAGTTAAATTATATGGAAAAGATATTGCTATTCGAATTATGAATAATGAAGTATGGGAAGGAATGACTCCTGGTATGACTCTTGAAAGCATAGGTAAACCCAATAGCAAATCGTCTATTAATGCTGATGAAGGGGTAAAAGAAGTGTGGGAGTATAACGATTATAAATTAGAGTTTTTCAATGGATCTGTTTCAAAAATTATTAAAAAGTAG
- a CDS encoding viroplasmin family protein has protein sequence MAGKQKYYVVWQGFKTGIFDSWEECKKQVEGFTGAKYKSFPTYELALQAFNPQNQTIVKTSPSHGLCVDAAYSKSTHILEYRGIIIPEKKVIFHQGPFYDATNNIGEFLAIVHALALCKKQNWNFDIYSDSKTAIAWVRNKKANTKLTPTPRNSVIFELLSRAEKWLQENYYSNNIYKWETSKWGEIPADFGRK, from the coding sequence ATGGCGGGCAAACAAAAATATTATGTAGTTTGGCAAGGCTTTAAAACAGGGATTTTTGATTCGTGGGAAGAATGTAAAAAGCAAGTTGAAGGATTTACAGGAGCAAAATATAAATCATTTCCTACATATGAACTTGCTTTACAAGCATTTAATCCACAAAATCAAACCATTGTAAAAACTAGTCCATCGCATGGTTTATGCGTTGATGCCGCCTATAGCAAAAGTACTCATATATTAGAATATAGAGGTATTATTATTCCTGAAAAAAAAGTAATTTTTCATCAAGGACCCTTTTACGATGCTACCAATAATATTGGCGAATTTTTGGCCATTGTGCATGCACTTGCTTTATGTAAAAAACAAAATTGGAATTTCGATATTTATTCGGATAGCAAAACAGCCATAGCTTGGGTTCGAAATAAAAAAGCCAATACAAAACTAACTCCTACGCCTCGAAATTCAGTTATCTTTGAATTATTATCAAGAGCTGAAAAATGGCTTCAAGAAAACTATTACAGCAACAATATATACAAATGGGAAACGTCTAAATGGGGCGAAATACCTGCCGATTTTGGCAGAAAATAA
- a CDS encoding molybdenum cofactor synthesis protein: protein MKEIKILSINISTQKGTIKTPIHQAFFSKKGIQEDAHSGSWHRQVSMLAIESIRRFENILGRPINMGEFAENITTEGMELYQSKPLDKFVGCYTEFEVTQIGKHCHGDGCAIFSAVGKCVMPKEGIFVRVLREGNLKEGDTLLYIPKEFRCKVITLSDRASNGEYEDISGKVIIQMLEEFFKQKERKFKIKYELLPDDKNQLEKSIKEEIKSGTDIIITTGGTGIGKRDITIETVKPLLEKEIPGIMEYIRLKYGNEKPNALLSRSIAGVCEESFIFSLPGSTKAVKEYMTEILKSLEHMVYMLHGLDLH, encoded by the coding sequence ATGAAAGAAATTAAAATATTATCAATAAATATTTCAACCCAAAAAGGAACCATAAAAACACCTATTCATCAGGCTTTTTTTAGTAAAAAAGGTATTCAAGAAGATGCCCACTCTGGAAGTTGGCATAGACAAGTAAGCATGTTAGCAATAGAAAGTATTCGCCGATTCGAAAATATTTTAGGGCGTCCTATTAATATGGGCGAATTTGCCGAAAACATTACAACAGAAGGAATGGAATTATATCAATCAAAACCCTTAGACAAATTTGTTGGGTGCTACACCGAATTTGAAGTAACTCAGATAGGTAAACACTGCCATGGTGACGGCTGTGCCATCTTTTCTGCTGTTGGAAAGTGTGTTATGCCCAAGGAGGGTATTTTTGTTAGAGTTTTACGCGAAGGTAACTTAAAAGAAGGTGATACGCTTTTGTACATTCCTAAAGAATTTCGATGCAAGGTCATAACCCTTAGTGATAGAGCTTCAAACGGAGAATACGAAGATATAAGCGGTAAAGTAATAATTCAAATGTTAGAAGAATTTTTCAAGCAAAAAGAAAGAAAATTTAAAATTAAATATGAACTTTTACCAGATGATAAAAATCAACTAGAAAAATCGATAAAAGAAGAAATAAAAAGTGGCACAGATATTATTATAACTACTGGTGGAACAGGAATTGGCAAACGAGATATTACCATTGAAACTGTAAAACCATTATTAGAAAAAGAAATTCCAGGTATTATGGAATATATTCGCTTAAAATATGGTAATGAAAAACCCAACGCCCTTTTGAGTAGAAGCATAGCAGGTGTTTGTGAAGAATCATTCATTTTTTCATTACCAGGAAGTACCAAGGCAGTTAAAGAATATATGACTGAAATTTTAAAAAGCTTAGAACACATGGTATATATGCTTCATGGTTTAGATTTACATTAA
- the moaC gene encoding cyclic pyranopterin monophosphate synthase MoaC, with protein sequence MEHKFSHIDHEGKAKMVNVCNKEIVHRKAIAEGMIELQKNTLEMIKQLEIKKGDALTVAQIAGIQAAKQTSSLIPLCHPLLLNHIEINFEFLENGIKAQSNVKCDGKTGVEMEALTAVTVALLTIYDMCKAVDKTMIIKDIRLIEKNKTSIK encoded by the coding sequence ATGGAACATAAATTTTCTCATATCGATCATGAAGGTAAGGCAAAAATGGTAAATGTGTGTAATAAAGAAATTGTTCACCGCAAAGCCATAGCCGAAGGTATGATAGAACTCCAAAAAAACACTTTAGAAATGATAAAACAACTAGAAATTAAAAAAGGTGACGCCCTCACAGTTGCTCAAATTGCTGGTATTCAGGCTGCAAAACAAACATCATCGTTAATTCCCTTATGTCATCCATTGTTACTAAACCATATTGAAATAAATTTTGAATTTCTTGAAAATGGGATAAAAGCTCAAAGTAATGTAAAATGCGATGGAAAAACAGGTGTAGAAATGGAAGCACTCACTGCAGTTACAGTAGCATTGCTAACCATTTACGATATGTGCAAAGCTGTTGACAAAACAATGATAATTAAAGATATTCGTTTAATAGAAAAAAATAAAACTTCAATAAAATGA
- a CDS encoding DUF4831 family protein, translating to MKKLLFFLLMTFLVGCSNVSIKHVSQVRKFNKNHFVYALPKTKLIVHIQFEKQFYKKGPYAEFATKFLGIDLLPTNDNVKYFISKIEVDQRTIADSQEVYVVQYKHQLPWKSIVQQTDGVILSINQDVSNKDYAEKQVFNNLNQIKTFEQVVFKELTPSPYIKERIDTTFKQVKVDTNWVKIMVTKKMIDTLKIEDKAKEAAQHIFEIRTRLFDLMTGDMETLPQGEAAKTILEYLKAEEQEYLSLFMGKTFAIPIDYYIEILPNNINENEIILGYFHPNKGLVNQPLKNAQKFTVKLVNNDYYQSYTQALLKYKKAQNTNNFTYRLPINSTINIFLDENLIYSKQVEIYQWGKVMECPIRMLKNAAFDFSNPLKVVKK from the coding sequence ATGAAAAAACTATTATTTTTCCTATTAATGACTTTTTTAGTTGGATGTAGTAATGTTTCTATTAAGCATGTCTCACAGGTTCGTAAGTTTAATAAAAACCATTTTGTTTATGCTTTACCCAAAACAAAACTTATTGTTCACATACAATTTGAAAAGCAGTTTTATAAAAAAGGTCCTTATGCTGAATTTGCAACCAAATTTTTAGGTATCGATCTTTTACCAACTAATGATAATGTTAAATATTTTATTAGCAAAATAGAAGTCGATCAAAGAACGATTGCCGATAGTCAAGAGGTTTATGTTGTGCAGTATAAGCATCAATTGCCTTGGAAATCTATTGTACAGCAGACAGATGGTGTTATTTTATCTATAAATCAAGATGTATCGAATAAGGATTACGCAGAAAAACAGGTATTTAATAATTTGAATCAAATTAAAACCTTTGAACAAGTAGTTTTTAAAGAGCTGACACCAAGTCCTTACATCAAAGAACGAATAGATACAACTTTTAAGCAAGTTAAAGTAGATACTAACTGGGTAAAGATTATGGTTACAAAAAAAATGATAGATACATTAAAAATAGAAGACAAAGCTAAAGAAGCTGCTCAACATATTTTCGAAATTCGTACACGCTTATTTGATTTAATGACAGGCGACATGGAAACCCTTCCTCAAGGAGAGGCAGCAAAAACTATATTAGAATATTTAAAAGCAGAAGAGCAAGAATATTTATCGCTATTTATGGGAAAAACATTTGCTATTCCAATCGATTATTATATTGAAATTTTGCCAAACAATATTAATGAAAACGAAATTATATTGGGCTATTTTCATCCAAACAAAGGATTAGTGAATCAACCACTTAAAAATGCTCAGAAATTTACAGTAAAACTAGTTAATAACGATTATTATCAGTCTTATACGCAAGCTTTACTCAAGTATAAAAAAGCTCAAAACACAAATAATTTTACGTATCGTTTGCCTATAAATTCTACAATAAATATTTTTTTGGATGAAAATTTAATTTATTCAAAACAAGTAGAAATTTATCAATGGGGTAAGGTTATGGAATGTCCTATAAGAATGCTTAAGAATGCTGCTTTTGATTTTTCTAATCCTTTAAAAGTAGTAAAAAAATGA
- a CDS encoding thioredoxin family protein, translating to MKKYMYLWFILMFSFGLYAQEQQLYNENIDGKQQLANAIMEAQKSQKHILVQVGGNWCPWCIKFHKFITNMTSIDSIIKANYIYVPLNYSRENKNTEALKQLEYPQRFGFPVLVILDAGGKRIHTQDSGLLEKGNNYDTAKVVTFLKQWTPKALNPSNYEKN from the coding sequence ATGAAAAAGTACATGTATTTATGGTTTATCTTAATGTTTAGTTTTGGTTTATATGCTCAAGAGCAACAATTATATAACGAAAATATTGATGGTAAACAACAACTGGCAAACGCTATAATGGAAGCTCAGAAAAGCCAAAAACATATTTTAGTTCAGGTGGGTGGCAATTGGTGCCCATGGTGTATAAAGTTTCATAAATTTATTACAAATATGACTTCAATAGATTCTATCATTAAAGCAAATTACATTTACGTACCACTTAATTACAGTAGAGAAAATAAAAACACTGAAGCATTGAAACAACTCGAATATCCTCAACGCTTTGGTTTTCCCGTGTTAGTTATTCTTGACGCCGGGGGGAAAAGAATTCATACACAAGATTCAGGTTTACTCGAAAAAGGAAATAACTACGACACTGCTAAAGTTGTAACTTTTCTTAAACAATGGACCCCAAAAGCCTTAAACCCTTCTAACTATGAGAAAAATTAA